In Aureibaculum algae, the following are encoded in one genomic region:
- a CDS encoding CYTH domain-containing protein: protein MGKEIERKFLVKDSSFKMEESVKAMRITQGYLSSVPERAVRIRISDHQGFITIKGIGDKSGASRYEWEKKIPEKEAEELLKICEPGVIDKTRYNVQLGKHKFEIDEFHGDNEGLIVAELELKSKDEFFEKPQWLGKEVTGDVKYYNAMLKKNPFKKW, encoded by the coding sequence ATGGGAAAAGAGATTGAAAGAAAGTTTTTAGTAAAAGACAGTTCATTTAAAATGGAAGAATCGGTTAAAGCGATGCGGATAACTCAAGGATACTTATCGTCAGTTCCAGAAAGAGCGGTTAGAATTAGAATAAGTGACCATCAAGGATTTATCACAATTAAAGGAATAGGTGATAAATCTGGTGCTTCTCGGTACGAATGGGAAAAAAAGATTCCAGAAAAAGAAGCCGAAGAGTTGCTGAAAATTTGTGAACCAGGCGTTATTGATAAAACGCGTTATAACGTACAATTAGGAAAACATAAATTCGAAATAGATGAATTTCACGGTGATAATGAAGGGTTAATAGTAGCAGAATTGGAGTTGAAATCGAAAGATGAATTTTTTGAAAAACCGCAATGGTTGGGCAAAGAAGTAACAGGTGACGTGAAATATTATAATGCTATGTTAAAGAAAAATCCATTTAAGAAATGGTAA
- the ligD gene encoding non-homologous end-joining DNA ligase, translating into MKTDTHDIIISHSDKILFPTSAITKNDIIKYYKNIANFMLPYLHDRPLTMQRFPEGITETGFFQKNEPSYFPDWITTKKIKKVDGWVNHIICNTEKTLIYLVNQEVLTFHIALSQIDKIDYPNKLVFDLDPPNGNFNLAIKAAKALRYLLEEELELSTYVMTTGSRGLHVVTPLNSDENFDEVHEFSKMVATYISNKNSKEFTTAIRKVKRKGRLYIDYLRNSYAQTSVAPFSVRAIEYAPIATPLNWDDLNDNSLHAQSYTINNIFKKLEREGNPWADFELNCKSIEKSKIQLKKLIDKI; encoded by the coding sequence ATGAAAACTGACACTCACGATATTATAATATCTCATAGCGACAAGATACTATTCCCAACGTCTGCAATTACAAAAAATGATATTATTAAGTATTATAAAAACATTGCAAACTTCATGTTACCTTATTTACACGACAGACCATTAACGATGCAACGTTTTCCAGAAGGGATTACCGAAACAGGCTTTTTTCAAAAAAATGAACCAAGCTATTTTCCAGATTGGATCACAACAAAAAAAATAAAAAAAGTTGATGGGTGGGTTAATCACATTATTTGCAATACAGAAAAAACACTCATTTATCTTGTAAATCAAGAGGTACTTACTTTTCACATTGCGTTAAGTCAAATTGATAAAATAGACTATCCAAACAAGTTGGTTTTTGATTTAGATCCGCCAAATGGTAATTTTAATCTTGCTATTAAAGCTGCTAAAGCCTTACGCTATCTTTTAGAAGAAGAATTAGAATTAAGCACTTATGTAATGACTACTGGCTCTCGTGGACTACACGTAGTAACCCCTTTAAATAGTGATGAAAATTTTGACGAAGTTCATGAATTTTCAAAAATGGTAGCTACATATATCTCAAATAAAAATTCAAAAGAATTTACAACCGCCATTAGAAAAGTAAAACGAAAAGGACGACTTTACATTGACTACCTTAGAAATTCTTATGCTCAAACAAGTGTTGCCCCTTTTTCTGTTAGAGCCATTGAATATGCCCCCATTGCAACACCCTTAAATTGGGACGATTTGAATGATAACTCACTCCATGCTCAATCGTATACTATTAACAATATTTTTAAAAAATTAGAAAGAGAGGGTAATCCTTGGGCCGATTTCGAGCTTAATTGTAAAAGTATAGAGAAATCAAAAATTCAACTGAAAAAATTAATAGATAAAATTTAA
- a CDS encoding OprO/OprP family phosphate-selective porin, translating to MKNKFYALIIALFLYSIGSYAQDVKKNDSIRINQYGREVKWLSLNGEAQDGILNFTSDDKSYSLWFDNRIQFDGGIFSNDALNPIGNGATIRRARFAIKAIIWNNWYGELDLDFSGSAVELKDAYVKYTFDSGDLNIKAGHFRESFGLETNTTSRYVTFIERSLSSKLDPSRHLGIQANHWKDKYILSGGAHFNTVGELEEVTLSQDANKDFGLDEGYAFTGRVVYRPIIDNDKVLHLGVAATYRTPQTTAEVPNSFRYSTRSYSSINRKKYIDTDDILNVDNTNMFDFELAGAYKGLMFQSEYKIVNVNRMDDLSSVNIDGFYAQAGYLLFGGKYNYNKAEGEFTRISRGKKYGDLELAFRYDYVDANDFDAEVYGGSAEGYTFGLNYHFNPNVKFMVNYVYTNNDRYANGKGKLYIGHDLNGDLTKDPADVIETNGNGGDDFGMLTMRLEMDF from the coding sequence ATGAAAAATAAATTTTATGCACTGATTATAGCATTATTCCTTTACAGTATTGGTTCATATGCTCAAGATGTAAAAAAGAATGACTCTATTCGAATAAACCAGTATGGACGAGAAGTTAAATGGTTAAGTTTGAATGGGGAAGCTCAAGATGGAATTCTAAATTTCACCTCAGATGATAAAAGTTATTCGCTTTGGTTTGATAATCGAATTCAGTTTGATGGTGGAATTTTTTCAAATGATGCATTGAATCCAATTGGGAATGGTGCCACAATTCGTAGAGCTAGGTTTGCCATTAAAGCCATTATATGGAATAATTGGTATGGTGAATTAGACCTTGATTTTTCGGGTTCAGCTGTTGAGTTAAAAGATGCTTATGTTAAATATACTTTTGATTCAGGTGATTTAAATATTAAAGCTGGTCATTTTCGAGAAAGTTTTGGGTTAGAAACCAATACAACTTCTAGATATGTAACTTTTATAGAACGTTCTTTATCCTCGAAATTAGACCCATCACGTCATTTAGGTATCCAAGCCAACCACTGGAAAGATAAATATATATTATCTGGAGGAGCTCATTTTAATACCGTTGGTGAATTAGAAGAAGTAACTTTATCTCAAGACGCTAATAAAGATTTCGGTTTGGATGAAGGATATGCTTTTACGGGTAGAGTGGTTTATAGACCAATTATTGATAATGACAAAGTACTGCATTTAGGTGTTGCAGCAACCTATCGAACACCACAAACGACTGCGGAGGTTCCAAATTCATTTAGATATAGCACACGTTCATACTCATCAATCAACAGGAAAAAATACATAGATACCGATGATATTTTAAATGTAGACAATACAAATATGTTTGATTTTGAATTGGCAGGAGCTTATAAAGGGCTTATGTTTCAGAGCGAATATAAAATAGTAAATGTGAATAGAATGGATGATTTATCATCGGTTAATATTGACGGTTTTTATGCACAAGCAGGATACTTATTGTTTGGTGGAAAATATAATTATAATAAAGCCGAAGGTGAATTTACGCGTATATCTAGAGGTAAAAAGTATGGTGATTTAGAACTTGCTTTTAGGTATGATTATGTAGATGCTAATGATTTTGATGCCGAAGTTTATGGAGGTTCAGCAGAGGGATATACATTTGGTTTAAACTATCATTTCAATCCCAATGTTAAATTTATGGTGAACTATGTATATACTAATAATGATAGATATGCCAACGGTAAAGGGAAATTATATATTGGACATGACCTTAATGGAGATTTAACTAAAGATCCTGCAGATGTCATTGAGACAAATGGTAATGGAGGTGACGATTTTGGAATGCTAACGATGAGATTAGAGATGGATTTTTAA
- a CDS encoding Hsp20/alpha crystallin family protein, giving the protein MSLVKFKHRTSPLRSLMASDFFNNNDDFFKDNFLNKKMDEPALNIKETDEDFQVELAAPGYSKKDFDVNIDNGYLNISAKKSNTTEEKEDDYTCKEFSYDSFERSLLLPDSIEDEKVKASYKDGILKFNLAKKEALKKHTPKVIEVS; this is encoded by the coding sequence ATGTCACTCGTAAAATTTAAACACAGAACAAGTCCATTGAGAAGTCTTATGGCATCAGATTTTTTTAATAATAATGATGATTTTTTTAAAGACAATTTTCTTAATAAAAAAATGGATGAACCCGCTTTAAACATCAAGGAAACAGATGAGGATTTTCAAGTAGAGTTAGCAGCTCCTGGTTATTCAAAAAAAGATTTTGACGTAAATATTGATAATGGATATCTTAATATTTCGGCTAAAAAATCAAACACTACAGAAGAGAAGGAAGATGACTATACCTGTAAGGAATTTAGTTATGATTCTTTTGAAAGATCTTTATTACTCCCAGATAGTATTGAGGATGAAAAAGTAAAAGCTTCTTATAAAGATGGAATCTTAAAATTCAATCTTGCCAAAAAAGAAGCATTGAAAAAACATACACCAAAAGTAATAGAAGTTTCTTAA
- a CDS encoding universal stress protein, translating to MKKQILCYTDFSENALNAINYAIKLYEQESCVFYILNAFQADREASDIEALVPDPENENYITAKKTSEVGLKNIVAIINSNDNHIYKIVSNFNALLFALKDTIKNNNIDLLAIGTNKASDIESGNGIPTLSIMEYITECSVIAVPGDYNFSGLKNIVLPLDYKEAINEINFTELLVINKLYHPEIHLVHIKNEFNLNNHQLENKTLLESIFKGLKYSFDTLKLMNINKSIHLLIDNKQYDLIIFLDEKSNYIGNELPRSLRKQIDTHLSIPVLLLNIKVAS from the coding sequence ATGAAAAAACAAATCTTATGTTATACAGATTTTTCTGAGAATGCATTGAATGCCATTAATTATGCTATAAAATTATATGAACAAGAATCTTGTGTGTTTTATATTTTAAATGCGTTTCAAGCAGATAGAGAAGCTTCAGATATTGAGGCTCTCGTGCCAGATCCAGAAAACGAAAACTATATAACAGCTAAGAAAACATCAGAAGTTGGCTTAAAGAATATTGTAGCTATTATAAATTCAAATGACAATCACATATACAAAATCGTATCTAATTTTAACGCTTTATTGTTTGCCCTAAAGGATACTATAAAAAATAACAATATTGATTTACTTGCAATTGGCACTAACAAAGCATCAGATATTGAAAGTGGAAATGGTATTCCTACCCTAAGTATTATGGAATATATTACAGAATGTTCAGTTATTGCAGTTCCTGGAGACTATAATTTTTCAGGACTTAAAAATATAGTACTTCCCCTTGATTACAAAGAAGCAATAAACGAAATAAATTTTACTGAATTGTTAGTAATTAATAAGCTATATCATCCTGAAATACACTTGGTACACATCAAAAATGAGTTTAATCTTAATAACCACCAATTAGAAAACAAAACCTTGTTAGAATCGATATTTAAAGGGTTAAAATATAGTTTTGATACACTTAAACTTATGAATATTAATAAAAGTATTCATTTGCTTATTGATAATAAACAATACGACCTCATCATTTTTCTTGATGAAAAATCGAATTACATTGGCAACGAATTACCTAGGTCTTTACGCAAACAAATAGATACGCATTTATCAATTCCTGTTTTATTACTTAATATTAAAGTAGCATCGTAA
- a CDS encoding SdiA-regulated domain-containing protein, whose product MSLTGEVLDTLAFVGNDLEGVSTYTEGKLLLAEEVKKEVVELNITDGTTITHAIEYENTTPNSGMEGVTYNSKDKTTYILNEKDPGKLIHLAEDFSIIDEYHLLFAQDYSGIFYDASIDALWIVSDQSKTVNQCNLKGEVIKSYSIDFVKSEGVVIANDKIYIVSDSEEKLYVFDKPDH is encoded by the coding sequence ATGTCATTGACTGGTGAAGTATTAGATACACTCGCTTTTGTAGGTAATGATTTAGAGGGAGTAAGCACCTATACAGAAGGAAAGTTATTACTAGCCGAAGAAGTTAAAAAAGAAGTTGTTGAGTTAAACATAACAGATGGTACAACAATTACACATGCTATTGAATATGAAAACACAACTCCAAATAGTGGAATGGAAGGGGTTACGTACAATTCAAAAGATAAAACAACCTATATTCTAAATGAAAAAGACCCAGGAAAATTAATTCATTTAGCCGAAGATTTTTCAATTATTGATGAGTATCACTTACTTTTTGCACAAGACTATTCAGGAATATTTTATGATGCTAGTATAGATGCACTATGGATTGTTAGTGATCAGAGTAAAACGGTTAATCAATGTAATTTAAAAGGAGAGGTTATTAAAAGTTATTCTATTGATTTTGTGAAGTCTGAAGGGGTAGTTATCGCTAATGATAAAATTTATATTGTTAGTGATAGTGAAGAGAAATTATACGTATTTGATAAACCAGATCATTAA
- a CDS encoding peroxiredoxin, which produces METLATETEVTSMPRIGDEAPKFKAVTTQGDINFPDDYKGEWVILFSHPADFTPVCTSEFITFANLESKFNKANCKLVGLSIDGLYSHIAWLRTIKDKIEFNGMKNVEVKFPLIEDISMEIAKKYGMLQPGESKTQAVRAVFFIDPKSTVRAIIYYPLSLGRNFDEIYRALIAMQTADAFNVATPADWNPGDDVIVSPAGSCGVAEERMTNTDELDCKDWFFCTKKLDKDEILKKVLKS; this is translated from the coding sequence ATGGAAACATTAGCAACAGAAACAGAAGTAACTTCAATGCCAAGAATAGGTGATGAAGCTCCAAAATTTAAAGCAGTAACTACACAAGGAGATATTAACTTTCCTGATGATTATAAAGGAGAATGGGTAATATTATTTAGTCACCCTGCAGATTTTACACCCGTTTGTACTAGTGAATTTATAACATTCGCAAATCTTGAAAGTAAGTTTAATAAAGCAAATTGTAAACTCGTTGGATTATCTATTGATGGTTTATACAGTCACATTGCCTGGTTACGAACCATTAAAGATAAAATTGAGTTTAATGGTATGAAAAACGTTGAAGTCAAATTTCCTTTAATTGAAGATATCTCTATGGAAATTGCCAAAAAATATGGAATGCTACAACCAGGAGAGAGTAAAACACAAGCTGTGAGAGCAGTATTCTTTATAGACCCAAAAAGTACTGTTAGAGCTATAATTTATTACCCTTTGAGTTTAGGTAGAAATTTCGACGAGATTTATAGAGCTCTAATTGCTATGCAAACTGCCGATGCTTTTAACGTTGCTACTCCTGCCGATTGGAATCCTGGTGATGATGTAATTGTATCACCCGCAGGTTCTTGTGGTGTAGCCGAAGAAAGAATGACTAATACTGACGAATTAGATTGTAAAGATTGGTTTTTCTGTACTAAGAAATTAGACAAAGATGAAATATTAAAGAAAGTTCTTAAAAGTTAA
- a CDS encoding erythromycin esterase family protein: MGTTGHKISILKDLGKKLKTDKDLDLLIDKLADSRLVLLGEASHGTHEFYTWRAAISKRLIEEHGFDFIAVEGDWPDFYQVNRYIKQYNTEYKNAKDVLKNFNRWPTWMWANWETEALIKWLHNYNKNITANKRIGMYGLDVYSLWESMETIVDYLKVNDPSLLPTAKKAVSCFEPFGDEAGMAYARFLHRFAPKTCENEVVDLLQDILRNATHYNSDLEASLNIEQNAHIAKNAEQYYRSIVSADQNSWNIRDHHMMDTLRRLLTFHGTNSKAIVWEHNTHVGDARATDMHQEGLVNVGQLVREELPNLNPKIIGFGSYKGSVMAGKEWGATMQKMTVPSAKKNSWEYLLHKTGKGDQLLFMDSLKANVHFKAPIPHRAIGVVYHPKYESIGNYVPSIMPERYDAFIHIENSKALHSMHVHTDKSQLPETYPWAF, translated from the coding sequence ATGGGTACTACAGGTCATAAAATTTCGATCTTAAAAGATCTTGGCAAAAAATTAAAAACAGATAAAGATTTAGATTTACTCATCGATAAATTGGCCGATTCTAGGCTTGTTTTATTGGGTGAAGCTTCTCATGGTACTCATGAATTTTATACTTGGAGGGCGGCAATTAGTAAAAGGTTAATTGAAGAACATGGCTTTGACTTTATTGCCGTTGAAGGCGATTGGCCTGACTTCTATCAGGTAAATCGTTACATAAAACAATATAACACAGAATATAAAAACGCTAAAGATGTTTTAAAAAATTTTAACCGATGGCCTACATGGATGTGGGCAAATTGGGAAACCGAAGCCTTAATTAAATGGTTACATAATTACAATAAAAATATTACCGCCAATAAACGTATCGGCATGTATGGTTTAGACGTTTACAGTCTTTGGGAATCTATGGAAACAATTGTTGATTACCTCAAAGTAAATGACCCTTCTTTATTGCCAACAGCTAAAAAAGCTGTTAGCTGTTTTGAACCTTTTGGTGATGAAGCTGGTATGGCTTATGCTAGGTTCTTACATCGATTTGCCCCCAAAACTTGTGAAAATGAAGTAGTTGACCTGTTGCAGGATATTTTAAGAAACGCTACGCATTATAATTCAGATTTAGAAGCATCTTTAAATATTGAGCAAAATGCTCACATTGCAAAAAATGCGGAGCAATATTATCGTTCTATTGTTTCTGCAGACCAAAATTCATGGAACATAAGAGATCATCATATGATGGACACTTTACGAAGGCTATTGACTTTTCATGGAACAAATTCTAAAGCCATTGTATGGGAGCACAACACGCATGTAGGTGATGCCAGAGCAACAGATATGCATCAAGAAGGGTTGGTAAATGTTGGTCAATTAGTTAGGGAAGAATTACCAAATCTTAATCCCAAAATTATTGGTTTCGGTTCCTATAAAGGTAGCGTAATGGCTGGTAAAGAATGGGGTGCCACCATGCAAAAAATGACGGTACCATCGGCGAAAAAAAACTCATGGGAATACCTGCTACATAAAACAGGAAAAGGAGATCAGTTACTATTTATGGATTCACTAAAAGCTAATGTTCATTTCAAAGCACCTATCCCCCATCGTGCTATAGGTGTGGTTTATCATCCTAAATACGAAAGTATCGGAAACTATGTACCATCTATAATGCCTGAAAGGTACGATGCTTTTATTCATATTGAAAACTCAAAGGCCTTGCATTCCATGCATGTACATACAGATAAATCTCAGTTACCCGAAACCTATCCATGGGCATTTTAA
- a CDS encoding OmpA/MotB family protein, with the protein MKTLKFSVILLIVFFTSCVSQKKYTNLQNIADNCESNLKNVSSERLLLENNLANEKNKSKALEQQVDYFKSTNTNLLDRLSDLSVVSKSGAESIKKSLEALNEQNTYIKNLTSSMQRKDSLNLALVMNLKRSLNNFDDEDINIEVKKGVVYVSLSDRMLFKSGSYTINDSAQEVIGKIAKIVNDHNELDILIEGHTDTVPIHTACMVDNWDLSTKRATSIVRLMQTKFGVHPERMTAGGRSEYIPKASNDTVEGRAANRRTEIIILPKLDQFFELLEPPTTSK; encoded by the coding sequence ATGAAAACTTTAAAATTTAGCGTTATACTTCTTATCGTATTTTTCACTTCTTGTGTAAGTCAAAAAAAATATACAAATCTCCAAAACATTGCTGATAATTGCGAAAGTAATCTTAAAAATGTCTCTAGCGAACGTCTTCTATTAGAAAATAATTTAGCCAATGAGAAAAATAAATCTAAAGCACTTGAACAACAAGTAGATTATTTTAAAAGCACCAATACAAACCTTTTAGATCGTCTTTCAGACCTCTCTGTTGTAAGTAAATCAGGAGCCGAGAGTATTAAAAAATCTTTAGAAGCTTTAAACGAACAAAATACTTATATAAAAAACTTAACCAGTTCAATGCAAAGAAAAGATTCTCTTAACCTTGCATTGGTAATGAACCTTAAGCGTTCTTTAAATAATTTTGATGATGAGGATATTAATATTGAAGTAAAGAAAGGAGTTGTTTATGTTTCCTTATCAGACAGAATGCTTTTCAAATCTGGTAGTTACACCATAAATGATTCAGCACAAGAAGTAATAGGTAAGATTGCCAAAATTGTAAATGACCATAACGAGTTAGACATTCTAATTGAAGGTCACACTGACACCGTACCAATTCATACAGCATGTATGGTAGATAATTGGGATTTAAGTACTAAAAGAGCAACCTCTATTGTTCGGTTAATGCAAACCAAATTTGGTGTACATCCTGAAAGAATGACAGCAGGAGGCCGTTCAGAATATATACCTAAAGCTTCAAATGACACTGTTGAAGGTAGAGCTGCAAATCGTAGAACCGAGATCATTATTCTTCCAAAACTTGATCAGTTCTTTGAACTTTTAGAACCACCAACAACCTCCAAATAA
- a CDS encoding lamin tail domain-containing protein: protein MKNLRYLLALFLFTIISCVDDNVMKPDELVTSEIQLNEIFTTGPDWIELYNSGTTAIDLTGYALADSGTKWPVPSGIVPADGFVTYDCDGLDTNGSTNFKISAGGESVYLYNENDILIDEVTTPDLSITPDNSYSREVDGGDQWVVTAATKGASNNNALSKIKVKINEIKASGSPDWLELYNGGAQEIDLTGYSLADSGSSWVIPNMVISSGGYVVFNCDGLDTNGSANFKISKGGELITLTNSEGTIIDQIDLPDLSAYEERSYGRVSDGSDTWVVMDDSKKAANGTIYEYLNLQASYAIDVPEPSGLAYLNNELFTVSDQTLKVY, encoded by the coding sequence ATGAAAAATTTAAGATATTTATTAGCATTATTTCTATTTACGATAATTAGTTGTGTAGATGATAATGTTATGAAACCCGATGAATTGGTTACGAGTGAAATTCAATTAAATGAAATATTTACAACTGGACCAGATTGGATAGAATTATATAATTCAGGAACTACCGCAATTGATTTAACGGGTTATGCTTTAGCCGATAGTGGAACAAAATGGCCTGTACCAAGTGGTATTGTACCCGCAGACGGTTTTGTAACTTATGACTGTGATGGTTTAGACACAAATGGATCTACAAATTTCAAAATATCAGCTGGTGGAGAATCTGTCTATTTATATAATGAAAATGATATTTTAATAGATGAGGTTACTACACCAGATTTGTCAATTACACCTGATAATTCTTATAGTAGGGAGGTTGATGGTGGAGATCAGTGGGTGGTTACGGCTGCTACTAAAGGAGCTTCAAATAATAATGCTTTAAGTAAAATTAAAGTGAAAATTAATGAAATTAAAGCTTCAGGTTCTCCAGATTGGTTAGAGTTATATAATGGAGGAGCCCAAGAGATTGATTTAACAGGCTACTCTTTAGCAGATAGTGGATCAAGTTGGGTAATACCAAATATGGTCATTTCATCAGGTGGTTATGTGGTTTTTAATTGTGATGGTTTAGACACAAACGGTTCAGCTAATTTCAAAATTTCTAAAGGAGGAGAACTAATTACATTAACTAATTCAGAAGGAACTATTATCGATCAAATTGACTTGCCGGATTTATCGGCTTATGAAGAAAGGTCTTATGGGAGAGTGTCAGACGGCAGTGATACATGGGTAGTTATGGATGATTCAAAAAAAGCAGCAAACGGAACAATTTATGAATATCTTAATTTACAGGCAAGTTATGCTATTGATGTACCTGAACCCTCGGGTTTAGCTTATCTAAATAATGAATTATTTACGGTTAGTGACCAAACACTTAAAGTTTATTAA
- a CDS encoding SLC13 family permease, with amino-acid sequence MEDKKLVKEFDVLDMHNYRMEKLPKREKSKFEKSLMKIGGPLAIISFILLMFFIDIPFLNHIDVSTLSVSGKANYDLVGLQQFVHSNKAMLAIFVTSLILWITQAIPNYLTSLMLIITLVLTKVLPEEVAYAQLGHKIMWLNILSFILASMLVATGVAKRFALWFILKFGKNASTVMLSFMVINIILSLFISATTAKAAILLPIMMVVGAVYGAAKGHKNNFGRNLILQNLFQINMGASSFLTGSGANLLAASLIAGAIGTDIYFSQWMIASFPVALGLMLIGWIVGTKIIFPIPKEERLPSIEGGMESLKKELKSMGSFSFNEVKSVIIFGLILFFWVTDRWHGISPTAVAFVGAIVALLPKIGIIQWNDVDIPWHLLLFSAGAYTLGAGFNVTDLPSISVNAFFDMLGFGETTPFWILYVVLTGVMVFSSLFMQSKTMRTMIFIPIAIGIATRFGFEVVSLALPVAFLIEHVYVLPFNSKPGLLLYSTNHYSMSDAFKYGFTMQVIAWLTSILMAMTYFKWLNITPNGLF; translated from the coding sequence ATGGAAGATAAAAAGCTAGTAAAAGAATTTGATGTTCTTGACATGCATAATTACCGTATGGAGAAGCTTCCTAAAAGGGAAAAATCAAAGTTTGAAAAAAGTTTAATGAAGATTGGTGGTCCTTTGGCTATTATTTCATTTATACTACTGATGTTTTTTATTGATATTCCATTTTTAAACCATATAGATGTTTCCACTTTAAGTGTTTCTGGCAAAGCGAATTATGATCTTGTGGGCCTTCAACAATTTGTTCATTCTAACAAAGCAATGTTAGCCATTTTTGTAACTTCATTAATTTTATGGATTACACAGGCTATTCCCAATTATTTGACTTCACTTATGTTAATTATCACGCTGGTTCTAACAAAGGTATTGCCGGAAGAGGTTGCTTATGCACAATTAGGGCATAAAATTATGTGGTTGAATATTTTATCATTTATTTTAGCGAGTATGCTAGTGGCAACTGGCGTGGCAAAACGCTTTGCATTATGGTTTATACTTAAATTTGGTAAAAATGCTTCTACCGTAATGTTAAGTTTTATGGTCATTAATATAATATTATCACTCTTCATATCAGCAACTACGGCAAAGGCAGCAATTCTATTGCCTATTATGATGGTGGTTGGTGCAGTTTATGGAGCTGCAAAAGGTCATAAAAATAATTTTGGAAGAAATTTAATTCTTCAAAATTTATTTCAAATTAATATGGGAGCATCCTCTTTTTTAACAGGTTCTGGTGCTAATTTATTGGCAGCATCTTTAATTGCAGGAGCTATTGGTACCGATATTTATTTTTCACAATGGATGATTGCTTCTTTTCCTGTGGCGTTAGGTTTAATGTTGATCGGTTGGATAGTTGGTACAAAAATAATTTTTCCAATTCCTAAAGAAGAACGTTTACCGAGTATTGAAGGAGGAATGGAAAGTTTAAAAAAGGAATTGAAAAGTATGGGCTCATTTTCTTTTAATGAAGTGAAATCTGTTATAATTTTCGGACTTATTTTGTTTTTTTGGGTAACAGATAGATGGCATGGCATTAGTCCTACCGCAGTCGCTTTTGTAGGAGCTATAGTTGCATTATTACCGAAGATAGGTATTATACAATGGAATGATGTTGATATACCATGGCACTTATTATTATTCTCTGCTGGAGCCTATACTTTAGGAGCAGGTTTTAATGTAACCGATTTACCTTCCATTTCAGTAAATGCATTTTTCGATATGCTTGGTTTTGGCGAGACCACTCCATTTTGGATATTGTATGTTGTTTTAACGGGCGTTATGGTGTTTAGCTCACTGTTTATGCAATCAAAAACAATGCGGACTATGATTTTTATTCCCATTGCTATAGGAATTGCGACAAGATTTGGTTTTGAGGTTGTTAGTTTGGCATTACCAGTTGCCTTTTTAATTGAACATGTTTATGTATTGCCTTTTAATAGCAAACCCGGTCTTTTACTTTATTCTACCAATCACTACAGTATGTCAGATGCTTTTAAATATGGTTTTACCATGCAAGTCATCGCTTGGCTAACTTCAATATTAATGGCGATGACCTATTTTAAATGGTTAAATATTACCCCTAACGGATTGTTTTAA